TCATGTTCATTCGGACAATTTTGGGACTGATATATTTCATGCAATGtgcaattttaaaaaaaaaaaaaaaaaaaaaaaaaaaaaatataaatatatatatatatatatatatatatatatatatatatattagtaacaTTAAGTAGTACAAACGGAGGTATAAAACGTAACACGTAATAACTCGTAAACAAATTCGTCTTCATTTTGTTACTTCCCGATTTTGCTATATCGTTGTTTCCTTATTCTCAAACTTGCCTGTTTTCACATGTCGACGCTTTTACGCCCGTTTGTCATTCCCATTCCCCactacacatatatacatatacatatacatatatatatacatatatacatatacatatatatatacatatatacatatacatatatatatacatatatatatatacatatatatatatacatatatatatatacacttgtAAATACCTGCATGTTCAGgcaattaaaaaaactgACTTCTGAACAAACGCAACAACTTGCTTTCCCCTCCTGATTGCATGACAACGTAAaggagataaaaaaaaaaaaaaaatatacaactGAGTTAAATTCAACAAGTCAATAAAGTGgacaaatacacatatatacaaaacgTTACCAAATGCTTATAACAGAAAGGATTAAAGAATTACTTAGGATCAATGCAATATCACTAATGTGGAtgatatatctttttctgCATACACACAATGAAGCagtgaaaaatgaaattttctATAATGCCATTATACCATTAAAAAAAGGTAGAACAAGTATCTGTTCGATTCATggtaatataaaacataataatatactattattaaataaagataaaaataatttttttatttttttaaaaaaatataagttatgttcttttaaaaataaaaaaaaaaaatatggctTGTCGtcgtataatatttttaacacgAAATTCTCGATGCACttgaaattacaaaataatatggCTATAGACGAAAAAGAGTATGATATAGCAATACTGGGTTGTGGAGTTGGAGGACATGCTGCGGCCATAAATGCAATggaaagaaattttaaagttttaatttttgtaggAGAGGAAAATTCTATTGGAGGAACATGCGTCAACGTTGGGTGTATACCCAGCAAGTCGTTACTGTATGcgacaaataaatatagagaattgaaaaatatggcCAAAATGTATAACTATGGAATTTACagcaatttatttttgaacgAAGCGCACAGAAAAGACGGAAGTGATGATAACAGCAGTAGCAGTCGTAGTATACGTAGCAGTCTTAGCAGCCTTAGCAGCCTTAGTGAACATGACAAAATGCGCAGCAACCAGATGGTAGCCGACAGCGTCGAAATGGACGTGGAAAAGTTAAAAGAATACACAGATAGCGTTATCAGTAAGCTAAGGGGAGGAATTACGCATGGACTGCAAAAATCGAAATTCAGTAAAAATTCGGAACATGTTCAGGTAATTTATGAACATGGTTATataattgataaaaatactataaaaggtaaaaaaagtGGAAATACATACAAggtaaaaaacataatattggCAACTGGATCAACTCCAAATATTCCAGAGAATGTAGAAGTAGATGAAAAAAGTGTATTTACTAGTGATCAAGCAGTAAAATTAGAAGGATTAAGAAGTTATATGAGTATAATTGGGATGGGAATAATTGGATTAGAGTTCTCAGATATATACACAGCACTAGGATCcgaaattacattttttgaatattctCCTGAGTTACTTCCCATGATTGATAGTGATGTAGCGAACTATTTCGAAAAAGTGTTTTTACAAAACAAGCCCGTAAATTACTATCTAAATAGTGAAATCAAATATGTAAAAGCATCTAAAAATAACAAGCCCGTAATTGTTGGATATGTAGAGAGGGGGTTAACCGGTGGTAGTAGCAGcagcagtagcagtagcagtagcagtagcagtagcagcagcagtagcagtagcagtGACAGTAGCGGTACTTCTATCCCTTCACAGATTAAGGAATTACACGTGGACAGCTGCTTAGTAGCTACTGGACGAAAACCCAATACGCAAAATTTAGGATTAGAAAACATAGAAacacaaataaataacagGGGTTATATATTAGTAGATGACTATTtaagagtaaaaaaaaagaatgacgAAATATACGACAATGTATTTTGCATAGGTGATGCTAATGGAAAACAAATGTTGGCACACACAGCTTCTTATCAAGCATTAAAAGTAATAGATCTTATtgaaatgaaagaaaaaaatatattaaaagagtcagcaaaaaacaatattaataaaccaatactatataaaaacattccTTCTGTATGTTATACTAATCCTGAACTATCTTTTATTGgtttaaatgaaaaggaagCAAACAAAATGTATGCAGATAATGTTGGTACAGCAATTTCTTATTACAAATctaattcaaaaatattgtgtgaaaataatattacctTGCATGGTCAGGACAAAAACAATGCATATAATAAAGGTCAGTACAATATTACTGATAATACAAATGGAATGGttaaaatagtatataaaaaggatACAAAGGAGGTATTAGGGATGTTTATAGTTGGTAACTATGCTTCTATACTAGTACATGAAGCAGTCTTAGCAATTAATTTAGGATTAACAGCCCACGATCTAGCTTATATGGTCCATTCTCATCCTACTGTTAGTGAAATACTGGATACAACATTTAAAGCGATTTCCAAAATTAGGACACATTAAAAGGGTTGTTTCACTTTTTTTCTCCTAACTAGGTTTCTGGTCTGATTGTCTTCTTTGTGCAGTTCTGCATCCACTTCTGAGTTATCCAACTCAcgcttttttcttttcttttttttttttttatttttcaaccATACTGACTATTCCCACATATGTCTTCTTCAAATGTAACCTAGTCAATATTGAAACATCTCCTCCCCTTGGTGCAggtgcttttttttttgtctttccTTCGAATTTGagtaaacatttttattgtgTGTCGTATATGCTGTACATAACACCCCCTTACACGTGCCCATATACCCATACATACCATAAACAATATTTTGACTTAAACATAATACTAAGTACACATTAAGAATTAAGTCTAGTGAGTGCTCACTGCATTATTTCGCTCCCTACAAAAGTTGAGTCAATAATTGGGGGGTACAAGCACATTGTCCTTCTTTCCACTTCAATTAATTCCTAACGGAGGCACCAGTACAAATACAATCATGTACACATGAGGacaaatgtatatgtgtatatttacatatgctcctatgtgtatatttacatatgctcctatgtgtatatttacatatgctCGTGTGTACACCCAAACTGAAGGCGCCGACTTTGGGGCGCTCTTGGGGGAGggtgaaataaaatgaacgCGTTTAGGCAAAAATTGAATCTCCTTAAAATTTGAAAGCACATTGTAAGGGGGTATCACCTAAATGGAGCCACAACAGATTGTGGTCGAGTAACAAATTAacatgaaagaaaaaaaaaaaaaaaaaagtgtttcGCTAAATAAGCGGATAAACACATAATTATGTTTGTTCATCATTCATATACTGAACGTAGCGCACATACGGCATATATTTCCCATATTACCCACATTGCCTATTTGTGCATGCTTTTTGCACGTTTCCCCACTACATTATAATGGACATATTTTGACTTCCTAAACGTTACATGTTTTAAAGATATTGAAGTTGTCGTTTGAGGTCGAGACAACCACCCCTGGATGGAGCGGATGGAATTTTGCATCTGTAATGAAATTTTGATTTAGATgttcaaataataattggTCAGGATAAAGAGAAAGAGAGTGATCTAATGTTTCTGACTCAACTGATAAATCCCATATTGTAATAGAATTGTCTAAACTTGATgctaataatacatatgtatctTTATAATGCCAAGAAATAGATGAAATGGgttttttatgatatattaattcagCTACTGAGTTTTTAAAGTTTCTTATATCCCATATTTTAACTACGTTATCATCTCCTCCTGATGCTAATagatattcaaaattttcattcCAACACAACACATTAACATCACTTGCATGTGCATTttcaatatgtatattattagtatattTACTGTTCTTACTCACACTATTTAAATTCCGTACATCTAAAATTCTAATGCTTTTGTCAGTAGAGCACATCGAAAAAACGTTACCAAGCCCACTCCCCCTCTTGCTCCACTGCACGTCCTCGATGCTTTGTCCCCCCTTAACAAAATTGTTACCACTATTCATTCCGCTGCTCATACAGGTACTCATGCTGCTACTTATGACTCTATCATATCCAGCTTCGTTTGCCAAAATCAGATGGTCGTATGTCCACCTGTCCAGATTGTCCGGTTTCCATAGATACAGATTTCCGTCGTTATCACCTGTAAGTAACTTAGCTGCATGGATCGGATTCCAATCTAAACTAAACCCCTCATTAGTatgtttttcaaatatatgtaatggaCCTTTTTCTATTTCCTCATTATATGGACgatcatttaaatttttcatttcatctgatatctcatatatatatacattactaTCTTCACACCATGCTGCTACTaaggaatttatttttttacttactTTTATTCTGTTTATACAACCGTATTCGTGTTTTATAGATTTGCATATCACTGAGCTTTTTGTatcctttcctttttttcctttttctttcttacCTTCCTCACTATGGTTCTTTAGTTTGTTTagcttcttctttttcccaTCCTTACAGTCATGCACATGATCCTCCACTCTTCCATCCACATGACCATCTACTTCGTTGTTCCCACTGCCACTCGAGTCTTCCCCCTCATCCGTTTGACTACTACTCAACTTATTCAAGTTGGaccatttaattaaatatatactgttTATCTGCCCTTTGGATGTTTGTGTCCCAGCAACACAACAAATATCTATAGGGTATTTTAAATCCTGGATAGTTATTTCcccatttttaatttgatcATATTCATTCTTTAACTTATCAGacgaaatattattatatgaaaaattatctaAAATAAAATCGAACGATAAACAAGGCCACGGTGTTACAGGACTGAACAGCATATCATATGCACTCTCATCTGCTTCAATTTCTTCTGCCATTCTTTAATTTCAAATAACGGGGAAGAATACAAGTAGGCTAGTGAAATTGGGGATCTCCTACTCACGCATATATTTGTGCAAAGATGATACAAGCGcgtgcatatacatacatatataagtatacaaaattgtatgtatatatatatatatatatatatatatgcatatatgctCGAACGGAGTGGGGAGTATGCCTTACCTTCCGTTATGCATTTGTCAATAAACTATATCCCGAAACGTAATTGCATTTATTAGGCTTATAAATAACATGTACACGTACATGTACGTTTCATCTACATTTATATGTCCCTAAgcttaataaaaagaaaaataaaaatgggaaaaaaataaaatcaaagGAGCACCATTCACGACTGCATGGGAAGATCTATAAACCATTTAATCGGTATATACAGCAAATAAACAGAAgaatgaaaatgataaaactAACAAGAGCATATGCTTTGTGGAACGAGAAAAAATTAGCCCCTTctggaaaaatgaaaacggACATAGCTAAATTACTTGAAAGTGAATTAATACATAAGCTGAAGTTGAAGCTAAAgctgaaatttttttttttttttctctcctttttttctcctttttttcttttttttgttactttattttgttactttattttgttactttattttgttattttaatttatgtatttgttattatttttcttttttttttttttccttatttttttttatttatttatttttatttatttatttatttatttttttattttatttttctctttctccCTGTGCGTTACCCAGTTGCATTGCATTCGTTTTATGAATGCAATTCGCATGGGCAGAGAACTCGGAGTTCTTTTCCTTTAGCATAAAGTGAGggaataatgaataaaagaagaaattcaGGTTGAACGTAAAGTTGATTATATCGCGTCCCGCATATTGTAtgggtgtatatatatatgtacatatatatgtacatatatatgtacatatatatgtacgtatataatatagataCAAGAACGAATACACGTATTATAGGCATACCTTTTATGATCCTTGTTTCTCTGactttttacctttttatcTGCACAAATCATGAAACTGCTGTTCGGTATCAGCGGCAGTATTGCTGCTATCAAGATTAACGAAATAGTTGAAAAGCTTAAAGAGAAATGTGAATTGATGAACATACCTATTGAGATAAAGTACGTAGCAACACGTATTGCTTTtgataaatttttgaaaaattttaaagagaAAATACTTTTAGATGAAGATGAATGGATATGGAATGAAAGAGGAGATGAAATTTTACATATCGAATTGAGAAAATGGGCAGATGTTTTTGTTATTTGTCCATTGGATGCAAACACCTTGGCTTACATTTCCAACGGAGCTTGTCCCAACCTTCTagttagaaaaaataagaaaaatttacgGAAAATACGCGCAATATTTGcgaaatattagaaaaaaatgagagaaaaaaatgagagaaaaaaaaaattaagaattatcgcaaaattaatgtaaaatagATCAAAAAATACGCATTTTTCCAGCATACTTTTGCTATACTTTTTCCTCTTCTAAGACGTGCATCTGTCGATGTTGGGACTTCGAGAAAACCTGCCTGGTTTTCCCTTGTATGAACACGTTCATGTATAGTCATCCCATAACGAAGAAGCAGATCAGTGTAATTTCTTCGTGGGGAATAAAAGTAAGAGCCCCCAAAggacacaaaaaaaaataagaacaaataagaacaattaagaacaaataagaacaaataaGAACAATTAACAACAATTAACAACAATTAACAACAAttaagaacaaaaaagaacaaataagaacaaataagaacaaaaaagaacaaataagaacaaaaaaaaagaacaatacGGAACGGCAAAAGGGGACGGGAAAATATCACTGCCATAAAGGGGCTTAATCCTTTTCATTACGTATGAGCAAAATCATTATCAAtctatgttttaattttgcttcatttctttttccaATTTTAAGGTAGTCGACCCGATAGAAAAAGTCCTTGCATGTGGGGAATATGGTAAGAGTTGCCCTCATTCGAGTCAAGTTGTGGTTAACGCCCCACATCAAACTATTCCTTGCTGCATACAATTTTATGATCAGctcttttcaatttttttgaaatatgcGAGGCATTTTAGCTGAGTTGAAGGggataataaaacatatgaacattaatgttttgttccttttttgtcCACtgtttgttctttttttttttttttttttttttttttgaaggcATGGGAGCACTCCCAAACGTAGAGGATGTAACTAGCGAAATTGTGAAGCATTTACGAATTTACGAGAATGTAAAAGATACTCATCACCATTGTGTATGAGAAAAGTTAAACTCAGTTTTTTAAAGAGTCGAAGTTACATTTTAGCATAAACAGaagtgcttttttttttttttttttttttaaatataaaaagtagtCCAATGGACATGCACAAACGGtcgtatatacatgtatatatatatatatatatatatatatgtatgtgtatgtgtgtgcgCGTATTACGCATGTGTATGTGCTAGGGGCGGTTTGTTGGAGGCATCGCTTCGCGTGGAGGATCAGGGGATGGGAGAAACTACTCATTGCAGGGAATAACGCATATTCAAAAGGGAAGGAAAGAATTTGCAAGGTCAAACAGGTATGCAACAAAAtgctttaaaattttaattttgaatttattttgcttgtatatgtaataatttgaTAGGAAGAATGTTTTTTGTGAAATTATCCAAACATGTGAcactgttttattttttattttctatattctattttttatattccattttttatattctattttttatattctattttttatattctattttttatttccattttttatattctattttttattttttattttctattttttttattctattttttatattctatttttattttccattttttatattctattttttattttccattttttatattctattttttatattctattttttatattctattttttattttccattttttatattctattttttattttccattttttatattctattttttatattctattttttatattctattttttattttccatttttcttcattttttcccttcAACTGAGGTGCTCTACAAGTTATGTCTTCTTCAAATTGTTTATTCGTTCCTCAAGATTTGTAATGTCCACATCGTCTGCTTTCTCATTGTGTATTTCAATAACAGATGGTATTTGGTCCAATTTTGTGTTCATTTGTATACCTAACCCCTCTAAAACCTTAGCTACTATTTCATCTTCTTCCTCAGCCATATCTATATCGTAATTCATAGTATCAAATAGATCATCTAGCATATCTTCTTTTAAAGACGcttcattattttgtttctgaaaagtatatattgatttattaatattatttaggTCTAGATAATTATTAACAcgtttaattattttgttaatatcatttaaacTTTTACTTAACTGTTCAGAAGATTTCACACTCtgcaattttattttcatagaaaataaatgtgatttaattttattatattttgtgatcgtttgttttacttttacaAAATCTTTTGCTAGGCTACGTACAaaagttaaattatttttttttgcatatatttttatatttttttcaatttgctttttttcattttctagTTTAAATATTTCCCTCTCTAATTCCCTTATGGACCTATTTAAGTTTCTCTTCTCCTCCCTCAAACACTCCTCCAGGTTTTTAGAAAAGTACCCACCCATGTGTGCAACTGATTACCATGTATATGTAAGGATGTAGGTGTGTAaggtatgtatatgtgtacgtaattactatgtatacatgcacatatatatgcctTGAGTGTGTTCTAAGCGGGATCACTAGAATGTTAGGTCTTGTTCAATCAACCTTCAATGTTTGTTTGTCATACACCCCTGCGTGTTATACGTACACACTTATCCTATGGACGTCTGtgttgttcatatatttgcaTTATGCATATGTTTGCATAAACGGGTAGTTGTTTTAATTCCACAAATGTATTTCGTCCTTTCGCCCGTATTTCCTTCCTTCCTTCCTTtgtttgtttcttttttttttttttttttttttcttttattttgaacCCTCCTGTTCATTCCACCTCACTTTGCTTGTGCGTCACTATGTTAATAAGCAAATATCTTAACGTTTTAACGAGCAAATATCTTAACGTTTTAATAAGCTAATCTCTTTACGTTTTAATAAGCTAATACCTTAACGTTTTAACGAGCAAATATCTTAACGTTTTAACGAGCAAATATCTTAACGTTTTAATAAGCTAATCTCTTTACGTTTTAATAAGCTAATCTCTTTACGTTTTAATAAGCTAATCTCTTTATGTGTCtctttgttttacttttgttttatgttcATGTTTTCTTCATATCGTTTTTTTGCTAATTGTCGTCTTCCCTTGCTTTCATCGATTTGCCTGTGAGCACTTAGTCCTCAGTTAGCTTTGTGTTGCCTTTTCGTTCCAAGGAGCTGCTGCGTTAAAAAGgatgaaaaacaaaacaaaaagggaaaagaaaCGAACagatattaaaagaaaagaagaaaagaaaagaaaagaaaaaatataagaaaaaagaaaagaagaaaaaatataagaaaaaagaaaagaagaaaaaagaaaagaaaaaagaaaagaagaaaaaagaaaagaaaaaagaaaagaagaaaaaagaaaagaaaaaaaaaaagaagaaaaaaaaaaagaagggaaaataaaatgaaggcGCCACAATGCCTTTATTATTCTCAATGGATGCCTACTTGTTAAAATCACAGtgggaaaagaaaaaaaaaaaaaaaaaaaattaagacaAGTACAGCCACACAACAGATTTAAAAGCTGAAATTTAAGATATGATTTTTACGCACAATGGTGCAAATACGCCGACATTAGTATTCCCTtacactttttatttaaaaaaaaaaaaaatttgcacaGTATTATTGCTATTAAAAGGTGACAAGGTTCCTTTGACCACAGGGCAAACTACGAGGGTTGAGAAGTTTGCTCGCGGAggctattttattttattatattttgcacagttttattttattattttattttattttttgttatattttattttttgttaaattttattttttgttaaattttattttttgttatattttattttttgttatattttattttttgttaaattttattttttgttaaatttttttttttttttttttgttctgttTTTTCCCCTTGACTGCCCTATGTCACAAGTGGCTAAAGTAATCATGCAAACTGTTCAACTGTTGAGCAGTTAAAATTTGAagattaatattttccttctTATTTAAGTGGAgttaatgcttttttttttattttaacttcTTAAAAATTTGAAGTATCATTACATCGCTTTTTAACCTCCTCCTCATTCTTCAAATTTGTAATTTAGttttttgcttcatttttCGTTCTGTGGAATATGGAGGAGAGGGGTTATCTCCCCCCGCTTTGGCCAAATGGCCAAAGATCACCCCAAAGGACAAGATCATGTTAAGTAAGTGCTAATGGGGGGATGCGGAAAAGAACATaagtatgtgtgtgtgtgtgtgtgtgtgtatatgcatgGGCGTGTGCgcttgtatatgtatgtacgtacatataatagtatacattaaaagttaatttaattttttttttttttaattttttaatacaagATCTGGGTTAGAATGCGCTTAGTTTTAAAATAgctcgaaaaaaaaaaaaaaaaaaatgtaagaaGAGACACTTTTAAATTGTAGGAAGTATCACATggtttatttgtattatattgcATTGTATTGTATCACTTTGCACATATCTGTGTTACtttatatgttttactttttttttttcctccccCATTTTTTGTTCTTGTAAGGGGAATTAcgaataataatgaaaaggcTAAGGTAAAACTCGGGAGTGGGCACACGTATAGATGTATGtatggatatatatttacatatgtaacGTATACACGTATGTATTTCGtgcatacgtatatgtgtatattgcgtgtataagtatatgtatatattgcGCGCTTGTGGGTATGTTTGCACCTCTGGTAAAGTTCCCCACATATCAGTGAAACCCTTTGCCTGCATTTCTGCCTGACCCGTTCAGGGGATGATATATGATGCTGTTCCGTTAGAAGCTGCTCTACTTGGAGTGTTTTCCCTCTGGAGGCAGatgcacacatacacacCACTCATCACAGCACCTTCTTCGCTACAACCATGTATCATCTTAATGTTTGCtctttttataatgaaaattgttGTTATCGCTTGTAGGAGTTGAAATCTTATTATGGTATTTATCTTCCCCGAATGAAAGActtctctttttttgaattttattttttatttttttaagttgaTCAGAGTGTTCACTCTCGTAAGAATGGCGATATTTTTCCCTTCTGTATGACTGATCACTATTATATGATGAAGTGCTAAACTCTTGTTTTACATTACTATGTACGTTACTATATACGTTGCTATGTACTTTACTATTTacgttaatattttcttttccttttgtgctgctatatatgttgtattgttttttttttttttttttttttttttcattttttattaatattacttcCTTGTGTGCATTATGCTCATTTATATACctcttacttttttttttttttttttgttctgcACATATTGTGTTGACGAGTTTTGCGCGGATGAACTACGGTTCTTTTCTAAATCGGAGTAGCTGTCATCAAAATTTACTGACAGATTTTTCCTCATTAACTCATCTTTCTCCCtcttttttgatatatgCTTCTCTGTTAGCTTCCTATGTGTATGTGTTTTCCCCCTCTCTTGGTGCCTTTTCTTTCTTCTGTTTTTTCTGTCCTCTTTGGCCatctcttttttaaaaatttcctCGTTTTCTAATAATCGTTTGTAccttctttttcttatgtcctctttttcctttttccttttttcatatttcatttgcttaattttttttttttcgtcattttttctttttctttcttgcTTTTCTCTGTATGTCTGATC
The sequence above is drawn from the Plasmodium malariae genome assembly, chromosome: 5 genome and encodes:
- the aLipDH gene encoding dihydrolipoyl dehydrogenase, apicoplast, putative: MLITERIKELLRINAISLMWMIYLFLHTHNEAVKNEIFYNAIIPLKKGRTSICSIHGNIKHNNILLLNKDKNNFFIFLKKYKLCSFKNKKKKYGLSSYNIFNTKFSMHLKLQNNMAIDEKEYDIAILGCGVGGHAAAINAMERNFKVLIFVGEENSIGGTCVNVGCIPSKSLLYATNKYRELKNMAKMYNYGIYSNLFLNEAHRKDGSDDNSSSSRSIRSSLSSLSSLSEHDKMRSNQMVADSVEMDVEKLKEYTDSVISKLRGGITHGLQKSKFSKNSEHVQVIYEHGYIIDKNTIKGKKSGNTYKVKNIILATGSTPNIPENVEVDEKSVFTSDQAVKLEGLRSYMSIIGMGIIGLEFSDIYTALGSEITFFEYSPELLPMIDSDVANYFEKVFLQNKPVNYYLNSEIKYVKASKNNKPVIVGYVERGLTGGSSSSSSSSSSSSSSSSSSSSSDSSGTSIPSQIKELHVDSCLVATGRKPNTQNLGLENIETQINNRGYILVDDYLRVKKKNDEIYDNVFCIGDANGKQMLAHTASYQALKVIDLIEMKEKNILKESAKNNINKPILYKNIPSVCYTNPELSFIGLNEKEANKMYADNVGTAISYYKSNSKILCENNITLHGQDKNNAYNKGQYNITDNTNGMVKIVYKKDTKEVLGMFIVGNYASILVHEAVLAINLGLTAHDLAYMVHSHPTVSEILDTTFKAISKIRTH
- the RRB1 gene encoding ribosome assembly protein RRB1, putative, giving the protein MAEEIEADESAYDMLFSPVTPWPCLSFDFILDNFSYNNISSDKLKNEYDQIKNGEITIQDLKYPIDICCVAGTQTSKGQINSIYLIKWSNLNKLSSSQTDEGEDSSGSGNNEVDGHVDGRVEDHVHDCKDGKKKKLNKLKNHSEEGKKEKGKKGKDTKSSVICKSIKHEYGCINRIKVSKKINSLVAAWCEDSNVYIYEISDEMKNLNDRPYNEEIEKGPLHIFEKHTNEGFSLDWNPIHAAKLLTGDNDGNLYLWKPDNLDRWTYDHLILANEAGYDRVISSSMSTCMSSGMNSGNNFVKGGQSIEDVQWSKRGSGLGNVFSMCSTDKSIRILDVRNLNSVSKNSKYTNNIHIENAHASDVNVLCWNENFEYLLASGGDDNVVKIWDIRNFKNSVAELIYHKKPISSISWHYKDTYVLLASSLDNSITIWDLSVESETLDHSLSLYPDQLLFEHLNQNFITDAKFHPLHPGVVVSTSNDNFNIFKTCNV
- the PmUG01_05031000 gene encoding phosphopantothenoylcysteine decarboxylase, putative — protein: MKLLFGISGSIAAIKINEIVEKLKEKCELMNIPIEIKYVATRIAFDKFLKNFKEKILLDEDEWIWNERGDEILHIELRKWADVFVICPLDANTLAYISNGACPNLLTCICRCWDFEKTCLVFPCMNTFMYSHPITKKQISVISSWGIKVVDPIEKVLACGEYGMGALPNVEDVTSEIVKHLRIYENVKDTHHHCV
- the VPS2 gene encoding vacuolar protein sorting-associated protein 2, putative, with the protein product MGGYFSKNLEECLREEKRNLNRSIRELEREIFKLENEKKQIEKNIKIYAKKNNLTFVRSLAKDFVKVKQTITKYNKIKSHLFSMKIKLQSVKSSEQLSKSLNDINKIIKRVNNYLDLNNINKSIYTFQKQNNEASLKEDMLDDLFDTMNYDIDMAEEEDEIVAKVLEGLGIQMNTKLDQIPSVIEIHNEKADDVDITNLEERINNLKKT